Proteins co-encoded in one Chitinophagales bacterium genomic window:
- a CDS encoding CHAP domain-containing protein, which produces MKKRITLTSIILCAVFGLIYTGVEYFYFPNNYAIGEAIDSLNGVKVYFNGKVGNVHGRNVKEGYNVGLKYQCVEFVKRYYYEYLQHKMPDSYGHAVSFFDPDIVDGEHNAKRNLTQFTHPSTSKPMVNDLIVMDGTRFNQYGHVVIVSKVMDEYIEIIQQNPGAAAPSRQIYRLSQNAEGKWEIRHKRILGWLRKL; this is translated from the coding sequence ATGAAAAAACGAATAACCCTCACTTCAATTATACTTTGTGCTGTTTTTGGTCTTATCTACACAGGCGTAGAATATTTCTATTTTCCGAACAATTATGCAATTGGCGAAGCTATAGACAGTTTGAATGGTGTGAAAGTGTATTTCAATGGCAAAGTCGGAAATGTGCATGGAAGAAATGTGAAGGAGGGTTACAATGTCGGTTTGAAGTACCAGTGTGTGGAATTTGTGAAGCGTTATTACTACGAATATTTGCAGCACAAAATGCCAGATAGTTATGGTCATGCCGTGAGTTTTTTTGACCCCGACATTGTAGATGGTGAACACAATGCTAAACGGAATTTGACTCAATTCACCCACCCAAGTACTTCAAAACCAATGGTCAATGATTTAATAGTGATGGATGGTACTCGCTTCAATCAATACGGTCATGTGGTCATTGTGTCAAAGGTGATGGATGAATACATTGAAATCATTCAGCAGAATCCTGGTGCTGCTGCTCCTTCAAGACAAATCTACAGATTGAGTCAAAATGCGGAGGGCAAGTGGGAGATTCGTCATAAGCGGATATTGGGTTGGTTGAGAAAGCTTTGA
- a CDS encoding M14 family zinc carboxypeptidase, translating to MKQLITIFLAVFFCCNLYAQETVNLDELFADRVEVYFEFEVAEKADLAAVSKLVSIDHGEWGKMAKAYANEREFKAFLATGLPFKILPPPSTLHKPKMMNVNEWKTKGGVACLETWDFYPTYSAYETIMADFAAAYPDLCRIVEFGQLPSGRKLLAAVISDNVAEREVEPRFLYTSSIHGDETTGFPLMLQLIDYLLCEYGSNDMITNIVDGMEIWINPLANPDGTYTDNNETVFGATRYNSEGHDLNRNYPDPIIGNVPVNQRPMQLETSLFMALAEENHFVMSANFHGGTEVVNYPWDTRPELHADDDWWFCVSSEYAESVHTNGPSNYFDGFGDGVTNGYEWYEVDGGRQDYMTYYQHGREVTIELSDQKLLSANKIAAHWDYNRDALLNYMEHAMHGFQGVVTDALTGEPIEARLFVRNHDFFNSDVYSNELGCYARPIIEGTYTLLFSADGYLDAEYKDLKITKKRQGFRLDVSLMPEITSIEDRLKTDDFVLYPNPAKNTLFLKFEKTAIQLQLFDMTGRIIYKTNLSKKETTLDISDLEAGIYWVKAIGVDWSGSQKMVVGK from the coding sequence ATGAAACAATTGATTACCATATTCCTGGCAGTTTTTTTCTGCTGCAATTTGTATGCACAAGAAACCGTCAATTTAGACGAACTTTTTGCAGATAGGGTAGAGGTCTATTTTGAATTTGAAGTAGCCGAAAAAGCAGATTTGGCAGCCGTTTCCAAATTGGTGAGCATAGATCATGGTGAATGGGGAAAAATGGCGAAAGCTTATGCCAATGAGCGAGAATTTAAGGCATTTTTGGCCACTGGTTTGCCCTTCAAAATTTTGCCCCCGCCCAGCACACTGCACAAGCCTAAGATGATGAATGTCAATGAATGGAAAACAAAAGGTGGTGTAGCCTGTCTCGAAACTTGGGATTTTTACCCCACATACTCTGCATACGAAACTATCATGGCAGATTTTGCAGCCGCTTATCCCGATTTGTGCCGCATTGTGGAGTTTGGACAATTGCCGAGTGGACGAAAACTGTTGGCAGCCGTCATTTCTGATAATGTAGCAGAACGTGAAGTCGAACCCCGTTTTTTATACACTTCCTCCATTCACGGTGACGAAACCACAGGTTTCCCGTTGATGCTGCAATTGATAGACTATTTGCTTTGTGAATACGGCAGCAACGATATGATTACCAACATCGTAGATGGTATGGAAATTTGGATCAATCCGCTTGCCAATCCAGATGGAACTTATACAGACAACAACGAAACAGTTTTTGGTGCAACTCGCTACAACAGCGAAGGGCACGACCTCAACCGCAACTATCCCGACCCGATTATCGGAAATGTGCCAGTGAATCAACGCCCTATGCAGTTGGAAACTTCTCTTTTTATGGCATTGGCGGAGGAGAATCATTTTGTGATGTCGGCAAATTTTCATGGCGGAACAGAAGTGGTGAATTATCCGTGGGATACAAGACCAGAACTACACGCCGATGATGATTGGTGGTTTTGTGTGTCTTCAGAATATGCAGAAAGTGTTCATACCAATGGACCGAGCAACTATTTTGACGGTTTTGGGGATGGTGTCACCAATGGTTATGAGTGGTATGAAGTAGATGGTGGTCGTCAAGATTACATGACCTATTATCAGCATGGGAGAGAAGTGACTATCGAACTATCTGACCAAAAACTACTGAGTGCCAACAAAATTGCAGCACATTGGGACTATAATCGGGACGCACTGCTCAACTATATGGAACACGCTATGCATGGTTTTCAGGGAGTGGTAACGGATGCTTTGACGGGTGAACCCATTGAAGCAAGGTTATTTGTACGCAACCACGATTTTTTCAATTCCGATGTTTATTCCAACGAGTTGGGTTGTTATGCCCGACCCATTATTGAAGGAACTTATACGCTTCTTTTTTCTGCCGATGGATATTTGGATGCAGAGTACAAAGATTTGAAAATAACCAAAAAACGCCAAGGTTTTCGATTGGATGTAAGCCTTATGCCCGAAATCACGAGCATTGAAGACCGACTGAAAACGGATGATTTTGTACTGTATCCCAATCCTGCAAAAAACACGCTTTTCTTGAAGTTTGAAAAGACAGCCATTCAACTACAATTGTTTGACATGACTGGAAGAATAATTTACAAAACAAACCTTTCAAAAAAAGAAACGACTTTGGATATCAGTGATTTGGAAGCAGGTATTTACTGGGTGAAAGCTATTGGAGTGGATTGGAGTGGAAGTCAGAAGATGGTGGTAGGAAAGTAG
- the cmk gene encoding (d)CMP kinase, whose product MSEDSENKIIIAIDGHASCGKSTLARGLARELNYLYITSGAMYRAVTLYLLENGIDYKDKKTVKKSLSDIHIFFKYNPTTYNADTYLNGKNVEAQIRDKEVSDHVSPVSTIKSVRTFLVKQQHALGNSKGIIMDGRDIGTVVFPNAELKIFLTASLEVRAERRYKELKETGMERPFEEVLQNVTDRDRIDSTRAISPLKKAKDAVVVDNSNISQSEQLSMVLALARKRIKKVNNP is encoded by the coding sequence ATGTCCGAAGATTCCGAAAACAAAATCATCATCGCCATAGATGGACACGCCTCTTGTGGGAAGAGTACGCTTGCAAGAGGTTTGGCAAGAGAATTGAACTATTTATACATCACTTCTGGTGCAATGTATCGAGCTGTCACGCTTTATTTACTTGAAAATGGTATAGATTACAAAGATAAAAAGACTGTTAAAAAGAGTCTATCCGACATTCATATTTTCTTCAAATACAATCCAACTACCTACAATGCAGATACTTATTTGAATGGCAAAAATGTGGAAGCTCAGATTCGAGACAAAGAAGTGTCAGATCATGTAAGTCCCGTCAGCACTATCAAATCGGTACGTACTTTTTTGGTAAAACAGCAACATGCGCTTGGCAATAGCAAAGGAATCATCATGGACGGTAGAGATATTGGCACTGTTGTCTTCCCGAATGCCGAACTCAAGATTTTTTTGACCGCAAGCCTCGAAGTGAGGGCAGAAAGACGTTATAAAGAATTGAAGGAGACAGGTATGGAAAGACCCTTTGAAGAAGTCCTTCAAAACGTAACCGATAGGGATAGAATTGATTCGACACGTGCGATTAGTCCTCTCAAAAAAGCAAAAGATGCTGTTGTGGTGGACAATTCTAATATTAGCCAAAGCGAACAACTATCAATGGTGCTGGCTCTTGCGAGAAAAAGAATTAAAAAAGTAAATAATCCATAA
- the hutH gene encoding histidine ammonia-lyase, which translates to MENKQTDIVHPISEQQLTLKQLQEINQNDCKLQLSSRAIQKITHCRNYLDQKLTYSEQSFYGINTGFGHLYNVSISKSQLTELQRNLLLSHTCGMGEEVPLELVKWMLFLKIQSLSYGHSGVQLQTVQRLIDMYNYNILPVVYQQGSLGASGDLAPLAHLAIPLLGEGEVWYQGEKRQSKEVWQSLNWKTIDLQAKEGLALINGTQFMGAYGVWLLLKSEYLSKVADFLAAVSLEAFDGRIEPFLALSHQIRPHKGQLETAQQILDFLGNSQIIAHPKAHVQDPYSFRCVPQVHGASKDAIGYARAVFEVEINSVTDNPNIFPEEDHILSAGNFHGQPLALSLDFLAIALAELGSISERRTYKLLNGERGLPSALSPIAGLHSGLMIPQYTAASIVSQNKQLCTPASIDSITSSKGQEDHVSMGANAATKCYQVLNNLERILAIEMLTAFQALNFRKQQTMLCSSDLIEAVFAAFRQKVTFNDGDRLLQTDLRESLQFIQEELRNYLLF; encoded by the coding sequence ATGGAAAACAAACAAACTGACATCGTTCACCCAATAAGTGAACAGCAACTGACATTGAAGCAATTGCAGGAAATAAATCAAAACGACTGCAAATTGCAATTATCCTCCAGAGCTATCCAAAAGATTACGCATTGCAGGAATTATTTAGACCAAAAACTGACCTATTCTGAACAGTCTTTTTATGGAATCAACACAGGCTTTGGACACCTCTACAATGTATCCATTTCTAAATCCCAACTAACTGAACTTCAAAGAAATTTATTGCTTTCTCATACTTGTGGAATGGGCGAAGAAGTGCCGTTGGAATTAGTGAAATGGATGTTGTTTTTGAAAATTCAATCCTTATCCTATGGACATTCGGGAGTTCAACTGCAAACAGTGCAGCGGCTCATAGACATGTACAATTACAATATTTTACCTGTTGTCTATCAGCAAGGTTCATTGGGCGCATCAGGAGACTTAGCTCCTTTGGCGCATTTGGCGATTCCGTTATTAGGAGAGGGAGAAGTTTGGTATCAAGGTGAAAAACGACAAAGCAAGGAAGTATGGCAATCATTGAATTGGAAAACCATTGATTTACAAGCCAAAGAAGGTTTAGCACTCATCAATGGTACACAGTTTATGGGAGCTTATGGCGTATGGCTTTTGCTAAAAAGTGAATACCTTTCCAAAGTTGCCGATTTTTTGGCGGCGGTTTCATTGGAGGCTTTTGACGGGCGAATAGAACCTTTCTTGGCATTGAGTCACCAGATTCGCCCCCACAAAGGTCAGCTTGAAACAGCTCAACAAATTCTTGATTTCTTGGGGAATAGCCAAATCATTGCACATCCCAAAGCGCATGTACAAGACCCATATTCTTTTCGTTGTGTGCCACAAGTGCATGGAGCGAGTAAGGACGCAATAGGGTATGCACGAGCTGTTTTTGAAGTAGAGATAAACTCCGTTACTGACAATCCCAATATTTTTCCAGAGGAAGACCACATTTTGTCGGCAGGTAATTTTCATGGTCAGCCATTGGCATTGTCTTTGGATTTCTTGGCAATTGCTTTGGCAGAGTTGGGAAGTATTTCGGAGCGAAGGACTTACAAGCTTTTGAATGGTGAAAGAGGTTTACCTTCCGCTCTAAGTCCTATTGCAGGTTTACATTCGGGTTTGATGATTCCACAATACACCGCCGCTTCCATTGTCAGCCAAAACAAACAACTGTGTACACCTGCTTCAATAGACTCGATTACATCCTCCAAAGGTCAAGAGGATCATGTAAGTATGGGTGCAAATGCAGCAACAAAATGTTATCAAGTCCTCAACAATTTGGAGCGAATCCTTGCCATCGAAATGCTGACCGCCTTTCAAGCCTTGAATTTCCGCAAACAACAGACAATGCTTTGCAGTTCGGATTTGATTGAAGCAGTATTTGCGGCTTTTCGCCAAAAGGTAACCTTCAATGATGGTGATAGATTGTTACAAACCGATTTGAGGGAAAGCCTTCAATTTATTCAAGAAGAACTTAGAAATTATTTGTTATTTTAG
- a CDS encoding DUF1569 domain-containing protein — protein sequence MTATTKKEFLTQELPELLKGLQIDTEANFGLMTPQHMIEHIAYVVKMSIKRTGEPENPPTKGQLGFKKFIANGAILQHRPSDKSKADLPELKYSSLEKALEQVPIAVERFYTHFEAHPDTLSYNPFFGELSFEELELFHYQHLRYHAWQFGLIENYGAAEV from the coding sequence ATGACCGCAACAACTAAAAAAGAGTTTTTGACCCAAGAACTCCCCGAATTATTGAAGGGACTGCAAATAGATACTGAAGCCAATTTTGGTTTGATGACTCCTCAACACATGATTGAACACATTGCTTATGTGGTAAAAATGAGCATCAAACGAACAGGTGAACCCGAAAATCCGCCTACTAAAGGTCAATTGGGCTTCAAAAAATTCATTGCAAACGGAGCGATTTTGCAGCACCGTCCAAGTGATAAATCCAAAGCGGATTTACCCGAATTGAAGTACAGTTCACTGGAAAAAGCTTTGGAGCAAGTACCAATTGCAGTAGAGCGATTTTACACACATTTTGAAGCACATCCTGATACACTTTCCTACAATCCTTTCTTTGGTGAGTTGAGTTTTGAAGAGCTGGAGTTGTTTCATTACCAACACCTTCGCTACCACGCATGGCAGTTTGGTTTGATTGAAAATTATGGTGCTGCGGAGGTCTAA
- a CDS encoding hydroxymethylglutaryl-CoA reductase — MLPKLPYSKTNDYTDEQAEFRRKTVEAETNTSFQHIQKYSFHPEKVSGNIENFSGVVQVPLGFAGPLLVNGEAAKGEFYVPMATTEGTLVASYNRGMKIARLAGGITTCVVDDRMNRAPVFIFKNAQYAREFGKWVTANFNEIKVKAEGTTSFGKLLDIGQYALGKMRWLRFNYSTGDAAGQNMVTKATRHACNWILDQNPEGIENFSLAANFDTDKKHSMLNAMQTRGKRVIAEITLSKQLMEEVLHISPQKLFALRQLSSTGAFMSGSVSNGAHFANGITALFIATGQDVANVAESSAGFYYGEILENGDYYYSITIPALIVATYGGGVGLPTQRECLEIMDCYGSGKVNKLAEIIAAVVLCGELSLGAAVAADEWVSSHEQYGRNR; from the coding sequence ATGCTCCCCAAACTCCCTTACTCCAAAACCAACGACTACACCGACGAACAAGCTGAATTTCGCCGCAAAACCGTTGAAGCCGAAACAAACACCTCTTTTCAGCATATCCAAAAATACTCCTTCCATCCTGAAAAAGTATCGGGAAACATTGAGAATTTTTCGGGTGTTGTGCAAGTACCATTGGGCTTTGCAGGCCCATTATTGGTGAATGGCGAAGCTGCAAAAGGTGAATTTTATGTGCCAATGGCGACCACCGAGGGGACTTTGGTGGCAAGCTACAATCGTGGGATGAAAATCGCTCGCTTGGCAGGTGGAATTACGACCTGTGTAGTGGACGACCGCATGAATCGTGCGCCCGTTTTCATCTTCAAAAATGCCCAATATGCCCGAGAATTTGGAAAATGGGTAACGGCTAACTTCAATGAAATCAAGGTAAAAGCGGAAGGAACGACAAGCTTCGGAAAACTCTTGGATATTGGTCAATATGCCCTCGGCAAAATGCGTTGGCTTCGCTTCAATTACTCAACGGGCGACGCTGCTGGTCAAAACATGGTCACAAAAGCGACTCGACATGCCTGCAATTGGATTCTGGACCAAAACCCTGAAGGCATCGAAAACTTCTCTTTGGCTGCAAACTTCGATACCGACAAAAAACACTCGATGCTCAACGCCATGCAAACGCGTGGAAAAAGGGTCATTGCAGAAATCACTTTGTCCAAACAACTGATGGAGGAAGTCCTTCATATTTCGCCTCAAAAACTGTTTGCCCTCCGTCAATTGTCCAGCACAGGCGCATTCATGTCTGGCTCGGTCAGCAATGGCGCACACTTCGCCAATGGTATTACAGCACTATTTATTGCTACGGGTCAGGATGTTGCGAATGTGGCAGAGTCTTCGGCAGGTTTTTACTATGGTGAAATTTTGGAGAATGGTGACTATTATTATTCGATTACCATTCCCGCTTTGATTGTGGCAACTTATGGTGGTGGCGTGGGTTTGCCGACTCAACGAGAGTGTTTGGAAATAATGGATTGCTACGGGTCTGGCAAGGTCAATAAATTGGCGGAAATTATTGCCGCTGTTGTCTTGTGTGGCGAATTGTCTTTAGGCGCAGCCGTTGCAGCAGATGAATGGGTTTCGAGTCATGAGCAATATGGGAGGAATCGGTAA
- a CDS encoding amidase: MNTILRLDATAQAALIRKGEISALELVNLSIDAIEELNPQLNAVITPMYDEARTAAENVDKNAPFAGVPMLLKDGIAAYKGVRMTSGSGLFQNFVAQYDSELVVRFKNAGFIVIGKTNMPEFGLMPVTEPHTFGATRNPWNTDLTPGGSSGGSAAAVAARIVSVAHGNDGGGSIRIPASCCGLFGLKPTRGRNPLGPNFSELISGLVAEHVLTRSVRDSAAILDLTEGNEIDSIYYPPPKSESYLEALSEPVRKLKIGYCLDTPMGGNVHDDCRKATVEAVELCQSLGHEVFEMPLKMPFNGRQIGEIFTTLWAAGATSALAMMKKMTGKEPPKTMVEPLTWGLYQLSQQVNAADYELARLGMHKLARSIMTQFVEIDVWLSPALALPPVPIGFIQQNADNPLAAMKKASEFSPMTAIFNITGQPAASVPTFWNGDNLPIGVQIVSKFGDETTLFQLAYQMEKVVKWEERVPAICAFKN; encoded by the coding sequence ATGAATACGATTCTCAGATTAGACGCAACTGCACAAGCAGCTTTGATTCGCAAAGGCGAAATTTCGGCATTAGAATTGGTCAATTTATCCATTGATGCCATTGAAGAATTGAACCCTCAACTCAATGCAGTGATTACTCCAATGTATGATGAAGCGAGGACAGCAGCCGAAAATGTGGACAAAAACGCACCTTTTGCAGGTGTGCCGATGCTCTTGAAAGATGGCATTGCAGCCTACAAAGGGGTGAGAATGACAAGTGGTTCGGGATTGTTTCAAAACTTTGTGGCACAATACGATAGCGAATTGGTGGTTCGCTTCAAAAATGCAGGTTTTATTGTGATTGGCAAAACGAACATGCCCGAATTTGGCTTGATGCCTGTCACCGAACCCCATACTTTTGGTGCAACCCGCAATCCGTGGAATACCGATTTGACCCCAGGCGGTTCGAGTGGAGGTTCTGCGGCAGCGGTTGCGGCAAGGATAGTTTCAGTGGCACATGGCAACGATGGAGGTGGTTCGATTCGGATTCCCGCTTCTTGCTGTGGACTGTTTGGATTGAAGCCGACAAGGGGGCGCAATCCCTTGGGTCCCAATTTTAGTGAACTCATAAGTGGTTTGGTGGCAGAACACGTTTTGACCCGAAGTGTGCGGGATTCTGCTGCAATTCTCGACCTCACCGAAGGCAACGAAATCGACAGCATTTATTACCCTCCTCCCAAATCGGAGAGCTATTTGGAGGCACTTAGTGAGCCTGTCCGCAAACTCAAAATCGGCTATTGTTTGGATACACCAATGGGCGGAAACGTGCATGACGATTGCAGAAAAGCAACCGTTGAAGCGGTGGAATTGTGTCAGTCTTTGGGGCATGAGGTTTTTGAAATGCCATTGAAGATGCCCTTCAATGGTCGGCAAATTGGAGAAATTTTTACCACACTCTGGGCGGCTGGTGCAACTTCGGCTTTGGCGATGATGAAAAAAATGACAGGCAAAGAACCGCCCAAAACGATGGTCGAGCCTTTGACTTGGGGCTTGTACCAACTTTCGCAGCAGGTCAATGCGGCGGATTATGAGTTGGCGAGATTGGGAATGCACAAACTTGCTCGCAGCATAATGACGCAATTTGTGGAAATAGATGTGTGGTTGAGTCCTGCTTTGGCATTGCCGCCTGTGCCGATTGGTTTTATCCAACAAAATGCTGATAACCCATTGGCGGCGATGAAAAAAGCTTCGGAATTTTCACCCATGACCGCTATCTTCAACATCACTGGACAACCTGCCGCTTCTGTTCCTACGTTTTGGAATGGCGACAATTTGCCGATTGGTGTTCAAATAGTGTCGAAGTTTGGGGACGAAACGACTTTATTTCAGTTGGCGTATCAGATGGAGAAAGTGGTAAAATGGGAGGAACGAGTGCCTGCAATTTGTGCTTTCAAGAATTGA
- a CDS encoding MBL fold metallo-hydrolase, with product MNILKKIILFLLVLAAIASTIFFYSIHTFVDIGKYKEWEVAPTPNPSMGAVTVQFVGVSTVVISDDSTTLMTDGFFTRPTAIDMVFGVVQPDTTDIRWSLQRLGLNELDAVFVTHSHFDHAIDAPEVARLTGATMYGSESTLNIGRGWNLPENQMQLFENKQPIKIGQFTITPILSRHFEFANPELRERTLGGKQEITEPLVPPVPALDYKMGGAYTLLFEHPKGSFVLQSSAGWLEGSLEGIQTDIVLIGIGGLGAQTPEYHATYFKEIVDELDAQQVYLVHWDAFVSSIRQPIRGPMLLADWVAGKTMKSFEAVEREVAKRNGLKVNLLPQWEKVVLFE from the coding sequence ATGAACATCCTAAAAAAAATCATCCTATTTCTCCTTGTTTTGGCTGCAATCGCATCCACCATTTTTTTCTATTCCATCCACACCTTTGTCGACATCGGGAAATACAAAGAATGGGAAGTTGCACCAACTCCCAATCCTTCAATGGGTGCGGTAACGGTTCAGTTTGTGGGAGTGAGTACGGTGGTGATTTCGGACGATTCGACTACTTTGATGACCGATGGATTTTTTACTCGTCCTACTGCGATAGATATGGTTTTTGGAGTAGTCCAACCTGATACGACAGACATTCGATGGAGTTTGCAGCGTTTAGGATTGAATGAATTAGACGCTGTTTTTGTGACACATTCCCATTTTGACCACGCCATAGATGCCCCCGAAGTTGCCCGATTGACAGGAGCCACAATGTATGGCTCTGAATCTACGCTCAACATCGGACGGGGTTGGAATTTGCCCGAAAATCAGATGCAATTGTTTGAGAACAAACAGCCCATCAAAATTGGTCAATTCACCATCACACCGATTCTATCCCGACATTTTGAGTTTGCCAACCCTGAACTAAGAGAGCGTACTTTGGGTGGAAAACAAGAAATTACCGAGCCGCTTGTGCCTCCTGTTCCAGCTTTGGACTACAAAATGGGCGGGGCTTACACTTTGTTGTTCGAACATCCCAAAGGTAGCTTTGTCTTGCAGAGCAGTGCAGGATGGTTGGAAGGCAGTTTGGAGGGGATTCAAACGGATATTGTGTTGATAGGAATTGGTGGTTTGGGCGCACAAACGCCAGAATATCATGCTACTTACTTCAAAGAAATCGTGGATGAGTTGGATGCCCAACAGGTGTATTTGGTGCATTGGGATGCTTTTGTAAGTTCGATTCGCCAACCGATTCGAGGGCCAATGTTGTTGGCGGATTGGGTTGCGGGCAAAACAATGAAAAGTTTTGAAGCGGTGGAGCGAGAGGTTGCAAAACGAAATGGATTGAAGGTCAATTTGTTGCCGCAATGGGAGAAGGTGGTGCTTTTTGAGTAG
- a CDS encoding serine hydrolase domain-containing protein codes for MKNLQPKYHHFWIAYFLSLFLYSCNTNRSGSIAPKVDQKEPKDFSKQLDSLDRDLASIQTENKLPGFAVAIFDKDKIFYQKGFGYADLAAQKPYTPESVQIIASVTKTLIGVSLMKAVEAGLLSLDDEINDYLPFKVINPQFPDDPITIRHLASHTSSIADTKKSDKGYRFESPLKKEDFAEAYHPILALYNKTEKISMADFLQYKLGDTGKWYEKEVFTANRPGTTYKYSNLGATLLAYIVELVTKVPFYEYTTQYIFKPLNMSASTWNLKKVNPQKHVTYYNELLNEVPKYHIITYPDGGLYSSVADLTKYLQEMIKGYNGESELLTKDSFREMMSKQSKVVDLPDGICWDLSFSCCIGHAGNDFGTNTLMYFEPESGIGRILFTNISLEKEELEEAFFEIFNTLFKYQFK; via the coding sequence ATGAAAAACCTTCAGCCAAAGTACCATCATTTTTGGATAGCATATTTTTTGTCATTATTCTTATATTCTTGCAATACAAATAGATCAGGTTCTATTGCTCCAAAAGTTGACCAAAAAGAACCCAAAGATTTCTCCAAACAATTAGACTCTTTAGATAGAGATTTAGCTTCTATCCAAACAGAAAACAAATTGCCAGGATTTGCAGTCGCTATTTTCGACAAAGACAAAATATTCTACCAAAAAGGGTTTGGTTATGCAGACCTTGCTGCCCAAAAACCCTACACTCCCGAAAGTGTTCAAATCATTGCTTCTGTCACCAAAACCCTGATAGGGGTTTCGCTGATGAAAGCCGTTGAAGCAGGGTTACTGTCTTTAGATGATGAAATCAACGACTACCTTCCCTTCAAAGTAATCAATCCCCAATTTCCTGACGACCCTATCACCATCAGACACTTAGCTAGCCATACTTCCTCGATTGCAGACACCAAAAAATCCGACAAAGGCTACCGATTTGAAAGCCCATTGAAGAAGGAGGATTTTGCAGAAGCCTATCACCCCATTTTAGCTTTATACAATAAAACCGAGAAGATTTCGATGGCAGATTTTCTGCAATACAAGTTGGGTGACACTGGAAAATGGTATGAAAAAGAAGTGTTTACTGCAAATAGGCCTGGCACTACTTACAAATACAGCAATCTTGGAGCGACTTTGTTGGCATATATTGTGGAATTAGTAACAAAAGTACCTTTTTATGAATATACAACACAGTATATTTTTAAGCCTTTGAATATGAGTGCTTCTACATGGAATTTGAAGAAAGTCAATCCCCAAAAACACGTTACCTACTACAACGAGCTTTTGAATGAAGTGCCTAAATACCACATCATTACCTATCCCGATGGGGGCTTGTATAGCTCTGTTGCCGATTTGACCAAATACTTGCAAGAAATGATAAAAGGCTATAATGGGGAAAGTGAATTGCTGACCAAAGATTCTTTCAGAGAAATGATGAGTAAACAATCAAAAGTGGTGGATTTGCCCGATGGCATCTGTTGGGATTTGTCTTTTTCTTGCTGCATTGGTCACGCAGGCAATGATTTTGGGACGAATACGCTGATGTATTTTGAACCAGAAAGTGGAATTGGTAGAATTCTTTTCACCAACATTTCACTTGAAAAGGAGGAATTGGAGGAAGCTTTTTTTGAGATATTCAATACCCTGTTTAAGTATCAGTTCAAGTAG
- a CDS encoding CDGSH iron-sulfur domain-containing protein, translated as MEEKLPIIAQKSPFKIDIEADKNYAWCTCGKSDKQPFCDGSHKTTEMRPKVVKFEEAKTVFWCGCKHTTNEFGLCDGTHKSL; from the coding sequence ATGGAAGAAAAATTACCGATTATCGCTCAAAAATCTCCCTTCAAGATTGATATTGAGGCTGATAAGAACTATGCGTGGTGTACTTGTGGCAAAAGCGACAAACAGCCGTTTTGTGATGGTTCGCACAAAACCACTGAGATGCGCCCTAAAGTGGTCAAATTTGAAGAAGCCAAAACAGTGTTTTGGTGTGGTTGTAAGCATACAACCAATGAATTTGGATTGTGTGATGGCACGCACAAAAGTCTATAA